Proteins co-encoded in one Arachis hypogaea cultivar Tifrunner chromosome 13, arahy.Tifrunner.gnm2.J5K5, whole genome shotgun sequence genomic window:
- the LOC140178083 gene encoding heavy metal-associated isoprenylated plant protein 45-like, translating into MEIVELKVEMVCVHEKRLRKCLSKLKGIEKVEVDANCQKVVVTGYIHKNKILKAVRRGGLKADFWSAQNELLNAYVSATYTSFRFNPFNFF; encoded by the exons ATGGAG ATTGTGGAGTTAAAAGTGGAAATGGTTTGTGTACACGAGAAAAGACTAAGGAAATGTCTATCAAAATTGAAAG GGATAGAGAAGGTGGAAGTGGATGCTAACTGCCAAAAGGTAGTGGTGACTGGGTACATACACAAGAACAAGATCCTAAAAGCAGTGAGAAGGGGGGGTCTCAAGGCTGATTTCTGGTCCGCGCAGAATGAATTGCTTAATGCTTATGTCAGTGCCACGTATACCAGCTTTAGATTCAATCCCTTCAACTTCTTCTAG
- the LOC112792248 gene encoding uncharacterized protein yields the protein MDEKGGSERWNGAITNLTEMASNLESLQKLLLKKAVFVDEESFAKASLTADQARTIKVLEQRVETLERELDAAITAAARARSEKRQAEAAQRASELHAQEVTKELENTTKVFELHMEELRAKQEEIAKRDDDIKLLEAIIQTLGGKESISTSM from the exons ATGGATGAGAAAGGAGGAAGCGAGCGATGGAACGGGGCGATCACGAATCTGACGGAGATGGCATCCAATCTGGAGTCTCTCCAGAAGCTTCTTCTTAAGAAGGCCGTTTTCGTCGACGAAGAAAGCTTCGCCAAAGCCTCCCTCACCGCTGACCAAGCCCGCACCATCAAG GTTCTGGAGCAGAGAGTGGAGACTTTGGAACGAGAGCTTGATGCCGCCATCACCGCAGCTGCCCGCGCTCGCTCTGAGAAGCGACAGGCCGAAGCGGCACAGAGAGCTTCTGAATTGCACGCGCAAGAGGTCACCAAAGAGCTTGAGAACACCACAA AGGTGTTTGAGCTGCACATGGAAGAGTTACGTGCAAAGCAAGAAGAAATTGCAAAGCGTGATGATGATATTAaactcctggaagctattattcAAACGCTTGGAGGAAAGGAATCTATTTCCACGTCAATGTAA
- the LOC112792246 gene encoding uncharacterized protein, protein MLTNRATLIQLLRNSILNAKTLTTTATATSSNRDEYFTAIHHVSNIVRKDFYMERTLNKLRITVTPELVFRVLRSCSNSPDESLRFFNWACSHHSTSYTPTSVEFEQLLNTLARHKNYNTMWKLIHQFKNPSNSTGSSTMSLSTDAVSSIIECYGTHRLVDQAVQVFNKSPSLFNCPQTVAIYNSLLFALCESKLFHGAYALIRRMIRKGVSPDKRTYSTLVNAWCSNGKMREAQQFLKEMSDNGFNPPVRGRDLLVEGLLNAGYFESAKEMMRKMVKEGSVPDVETFNVLVESVCRTGQVEFCVGLFREVCRLGMVPDVNTYKILIPAVSKAGLMDEAFRLLHNLVEDGHRPFPSLYAPIIKALCKRGEFDDAFCFFGDMKAKGHPPNRPVYTMLITMCGRGGRFVDAANYLMEMTEMGLVPISRCFDMVADGLKNCGKHDLAKRVEQLEVSIRGV, encoded by the coding sequence ATGCTGACTAATCGTGCAACACTCATCCAACTACTCCGCAACTCAATCCTCAATGCGAAAACCCTAACAACCACCGCCACCGCGACCTCTTCTAACCGGGACGAGTACTTCACGGCAATCCACCACGTGTCGAACATCGTGCGGAAGGACTTCTACATGGAGCGAACCCTTAACAAGCTCCGAATAACCGTCACGCCGGAGCTGGTTTTCCGCGTCCTTCGCTCCTGCTCTAACTCCCCCGATGAGTCCCTCCGCTTCTTCAACTGGGCCTGCTCCCACCACTCCACCTCCTACACCCCGACCTCCGTGGAGTTCGAACAACTCCTCAACACTCTCGCCCGCCACAAAAACTACAACACCATGTGGAAACTCATCCACCAGTTCAAGAACCCTAGCAACAGCACCGGCTCCAGCACCATGTCCCTCTCCACCGATGCCGTCTCCTCCATCATCGAATGCTATGGCACTCACCGCCTCGTTGACCAGGCTGTCCAGGTCTTTAACAAGTCGCCTTCACTCTTCAACTGTCCCCAAACTGTTGCCATCTACAACTCCCTCCTCTTCGCCCTCTGCGAGTCCAAGCTCTTCCACGGCGCATACGCCTTAATCCGCCGCATGATCCGCAAGGGCGTCTCCCCCGACAAGAGGACCTATTCCACCCTTGTCAATGCCTGGTGCTCCAATGGGAAAATGCGTGAGGCGCAGCAGTTCTTAAAGGAAATGAGCGATAATGGATTCAATCCTCCCGTTAGGGGCAGAGACCTTCTTGTCGAGGGGCTGTTAAACGCAGGCTACTTTGAATCTGCTAAGGAAATGATGAGGAAGATGGTGAAGGAGGGCTCTGTCCCTGATGTGGAAACGTTCAATGTATTGGTGGAATCTGTGTGCAGAACAGGGCAAGTTGAGTTCTGTGTTGGGTTGTTTCGCGAAGTGTGTCGGTTGGGGATGGTGCCCGATGTTAACACCTACAAGATTCTGATTCCGGCTGTGTCAAAGGCCGGGTTGATGGACGAGGCGTTTAGGCTGTTGCATAATTTGGTTGAGGATGGGCACAGGCCATTTCCTAGCTTGTATGCTCCGATCATTAAGGCATTGTGTAAGAGGGGAGAGTTTGATGATGCGTTTTGCTTCTTTGGCGACATGAAAGCGAAAGGGCATCCCCCTAATAGGCCTGTGTATACCATGCTGATAACAATGTGTGGTCGCGGAGGGAGGTTTGTGGATGCTGCTAATTACTTGATGGAGATGACTGAGATGGGATTGGTGCCAATATCAAGGTGTTTTGATATGGTTGCTGATGGGTTGAAGAATTGTGGGAAGCATGATCTGGCCAAGAGGGTGGAACAGCTGGAGGTTTCGATCCGTGGGGTTTGA
- the LOC112792249 gene encoding uncharacterized protein has protein sequence MAAARFAVLKITGGEMGSILGFRRWMQSVAQSPPLAGIIDNGVQSSQSVLPEFSSQSSYLGGSLELMAVPKKKISKHKRGIRNGPKALKPTPVIVLCKSCGRVKRPHFYCCGGERNRGTE, from the exons ATGGCGGCGGCGAGATTCGCAGTGCTTAAGATCACTGGAGGGGAAATGGGTAGCATTTTAGGGTTCAGAAGGTGGATGCAATCTGTGGCCCAATCTCCTCCTCTAGCTGGGATCATTGACAACGGGGTTCAATCATCACAATCGGTTTTACCTGAGTTCAGTTCCCAAAGTTCCTACCTTGGTGGTTCTTTGGAGCTCATGGCTGTGCCTAAAAAGAAG ATTTCAAAGCATAAAAGAGGAATAAGGAATGGACCCAAAGCTTTGAAACCTACTCCTGTGATTGTCCTATGCAA GAGTTGTGGCCGTGTCAAGCGTCCACACTTctactgttgtggtggagaaCGGAACAGGGGGACCGAATGA